One window from the genome of Candidatus Zixiibacteriota bacterium encodes:
- a CDS encoding peptidylprolyl isomerase, protein MKTQKDHTMPPAKNGDTVKVHYTGKFKSGEVFDSSRDREPLEFTLGARQLIPGFENGVRGMTPGESITVEVTPGDAYGAYHDRLLTIVKKQQFPRDIVPRVGQQLQTEDDQGRPVNVRVTRIDGDNVTLDANHPLAGKTLVFEIELIEIT, encoded by the coding sequence ATGAAAACCCAAAAGGATCATACCATGCCGCCAGCCAAGAACGGCGATACCGTCAAGGTCCACTACACTGGAAAGTTCAAGTCCGGCGAAGTATTCGATTCGTCGCGCGATCGCGAACCGCTCGAGTTCACTCTCGGCGCCAGGCAGCTAATACCGGGCTTCGAGAACGGCGTGCGTGGCATGACCCCGGGTGAATCGATAACGGTCGAGGTCACCCCCGGCGACGCCTACGGCGCCTACCATGATCGTCTCCTGACCATCGTCAAGAAGCAGCAGTTTCCCAGAGACATTGTCCCCCGGGTCGGCCAGCAGCTGCAGACCGAGGACGATCAGGGGCGGCCAGTCAACGTGCGCGTAACGCGTATCGACGGCGACAATGTTACGCTCGACGCCAACCACCCGTTGGCGGGCAAGACGCTGGTATTCGAGATTGAACTCATTGAAATAACCTGA